TACACTGTTAATCTCTTAGTAAATTGCAAGATCAAATTATGATGGGTCAATTTAAGCAAATAGCGGATGAATAATATTACATTCAATAAAATACAAGATGTACAACAATCTCAGATCTCATAAGGTTGGCTTATGAGCATCATATATTATGATATTCATAATGAAAGCACGAATTAATTAAGAGAAATAAAGGAACAAAAATTAACACTCACTATTTTGttcctctattttttttctattactcATTCtgttgatttttttcatttgatatttatttttttatttcactgTATATGATTTGCTAGTTAACTCGCAAAATATGATcgattttaggctattttaTATCAAATCTAGCCGGCTAATTATGTAACATTGGCGTATATAAATAGGTTTTAAGTGCAACTTACTCGATCCGTGAAAATTGGATTGGAGACCGTATTGATGAGTCCATTTGGTGAAATATATGATTCACATGATCAAGTTTTGAGCAACACAAAGCTGTAAAATGTAGCCATGACGGCCTGGACTTGAAGTAACGAAGGAAAAACGAAACTACAAACAAATCTCGAGTTCAGGACTACAAAACCAATCATCTACTTGGTATACATAGCTTTTAATCGCAATCCAATCTTAAAACAGgtcacaataaataatactgTATAGGTATTGTGGTTTTTTTCCTCCTTTTAGCCCAACTTCGAAAAATAACCAGGTccaaaaaggaaaaacaaacaaatgaaCCAACGATTCCTTGCTATCGCCTCCTAAAGGTATGAGCAAGAGATTTTCTTTTGCCGGTAATCCAAACCATCGCATTCAGGCCAATACAGAGGATAAGTTTCCAACTCTCAGGCAACCTTGTTCAGCAAATGCTGAAGTAAGGGGCGTTCTGACCTGTAAATATTTCATCGAACAAGTCTGTTTGGACGAATAGGAACTGATCACCTTGTTCTTGAGCTTCCTAGAGTGAGTTCAAGGTCATCAGGTACACAGTCTTCATGAATTATCTCTCCTTCCCATGCCTTAACAAGCCCCCCCGTCATTCCGTTTCCAAATGCAAATTCAGCTGCAATCCCGTCTGACATTGGAACATCTGCTGTGCGATCAGACCCTGAAGCAACAATCGGAGAACATGTCCCACTCTGCCCTGGTGTCCACATCCTTGAACCGCTACCAGCCATCACCTCGTCTTTTGAGGCGAATGGATTTGAGGAAACAAGACTAAATGTTGGAGAAGTAGGTGCACCCTGTGGGATTTGGATATTTGCAAGCCATCCTGGTTCAGGAAGGGGTTGGCGACCAGGGCTCTGAGGTGTGGACGAAGGCAAAGAGTAGTTTGCGGGGTTAGCCCATGGTGGAACAACATTACTATCATCCCAATCATTTTTGGTTCGCGGAGTTCTGCAGGTTGGTGAACTCAATGGAGGTGTTACGGGAGCACTAATTGATCCTCCAGGGATGTATATATAAGGAAGCTTAGATGATGTAGACGAGGAGCCAGACGAAGACAGGTTTTTAAGCCATGGGATAAGGGAATTAGGATCAGTGGTGCCATTGGCATTAGGAACATAATATGAACGAGCTGGACTTGGGAATGAGGAGGAAGCAGGACTTGGATTGTAGGAGGCACCAGCTCGAGGACTAACTGGATACGATGAGCAAGGACTGACCGAGGCTGATCCACCAATAATATCCATGGGCTCCACAGGTTTGCATCCCTGCAAAGAAAATAGTTTCCACTTTGAGCAGCATAATCAAGAGAACTGAAAGGGAACTTCTCACATTACTCTCATTGCATCCAACTAGTCTGTATGAGTCAAGGCCACAATGGAAGTTGAATATACTATGTACCTCAAAGAACTTGTTCGTAATACAATTTGTTTTTGCGATTCCAATTAGAAAAACAAACTGCAGATGACGGAAATAATAAAAGCGACTTACTCTACTACTAGTTTGTTTGTTAAATGCAGATTTACTGTCTTATTTAGTCAACCTACCATTGAGAAGTCCACATTTTTTTGGAAGCAAATAATGGAAAGCAAGTAAGCACATCAAGAATTCATAACTGCATTTTTCAGAACTTCTTTATCTAGCTTGTAAAGGAGTTTATAATCGGAAGAAAAGGTCAAGGATTCATAACCACAGCTAGCAAGTAACACACCAATAGATAGAGGgacaaatcaaaagaaaagatTCCATtaccataaaaaaaaagtagtaaaAATGTTGGTATAATactatataatttttgaaaGGGTGAGATACATAACATGAGAACAAATTGGAGTTTTTAATACACAAGGATCATAAATGGTAGTAATGAAAATGagttttaatgttaatttttttatgaaatgtatTATGTCATTGCCATGATGAAGCTCTCATGCTCAAATATGTGTTTTTCTTCACATTTTTACAGTTCATTTGattaccatttaataccaatCTCTCAAGTTATAATAAGGGGGATATATGttgtgaagaaaaaaattaactaaagtAGAACATACTTGATTATAAACCATGTCAAGTGATAGAATTTTCATTATTCTTCTCATCATTCAATACCAACAACCAAACGAGTCATAAGTAGATTTgcaacataaataattaaagagATCCCAACTGGTAATGTTGAGTCATTAAGGTTATCAAACTTTTGACCTAAACAATTGGCTTAGGTCTTACTGTACGTGTTTAGCACACTCATAATGCTTAGGAGGCAAAATTACTCAAATGGAAAAGGCATAAGTAAATCATATTTTGTGATTAGACTTTTTTATTCCAATGAAAACTCTTAATTAAAGAAACCAGAAAGTGCCAGGGCAATGAAATTATGACCAAATATTGACCATGAGCTTTTGTCTCTTAACCTAAAAACATCATAATCCCATGTATAGGACCCATGTGGGTCTTAACACTCAAGTTGTCTCTCCATGATCCAAAGCTCCAAAATGGGTCTATAACCCCACCACCCTCATTTTCCCCTCGTGTTCCTACAGCTTAGCCACACACAGCATATGGACATTGTTATTCTACCAAGTATATTTATACTGATCTATTGTATATTTCAAATCATTCTAACTCAACCCAAAATTCGGAACACGACCAGATCTCCCACCTAAGCAAAATATTGATTGATATCTCAACCACACAACTGTACAAGTCCCTGTTTTGAGAAGACATTTTTTACTTTCTAGCTTTATACATAATCGAGTTTGATGATATTTGGTATCAaggataataaaaatataatctaaGTTTATGCACATTCGACCCTCTTAAATCTCAGCGGAAGCCACTTGATGAGCTTAAGGCAATAGAATGTTGATGTTGTAGGCTTCAAACATAGaagta
This genomic stretch from Amaranthus tricolor cultivar Red isolate AtriRed21 chromosome 9, ASM2621246v1, whole genome shotgun sequence harbors:
- the LOC130823880 gene encoding BES1/BZR1 homolog protein 4 gives rise to the protein MTGTRMPTWRERENNKRRERRRRAVAAKIYSGLRMYGNYKLPKHCDNNEVLKALAREAGWIVEEDGTTYRKGCKPVEPMDIIGGSASVSPCSSYPVSPRAGASYNPSPASSSFPSPARSYYVPNANGTTDPNSLIPWLKNLSSSGSSSTSSKLPYIYIPGGSISAPVTPPLSSPTCRTPRTKNDWDDSNVVPPWANPANYSLPSSTPQSPGRQPLPEPGWLANIQIPQGAPTSPTFSLVSSNPFASKDEVMAGSGSRMWTPGQSGTCSPIVASGSDRTADVPMSDGIAAEFAFGNGMTGGLVKAWEGEIIHEDCVPDDLELTLGSSRTR